The Pseudomonas orientalis genome contains a region encoding:
- a CDS encoding SDR family oxidoreductase yields MQNRMMITGAGSGLGREIALRWAREGWQLALSDVSESGLQETLRLVRQAGGDGFIQRCDVRDYSQLTALAQACEVKFGGIDVIVNNAGVASGGFFAELSLEDWDWQIAINLMGVVKGCKAFLPLLEKSKGRIINIASMAALMQGPAMSNYNVAKAGVVALSESLLVELKQQEIGVHVVCPSFFQTNLLDSFRGPTPAMKAQVGKLLESSPISAMDIADYIYQRVSEGEFMILPHEQGRLAWMLKQKNPQLLYDEMTLMADKMRAKAQAIKG; encoded by the coding sequence ATGCAAAACCGCATGATGATCACGGGCGCCGGGTCCGGTCTGGGTCGTGAAATCGCACTGCGCTGGGCCCGTGAGGGGTGGCAACTGGCATTGTCGGATGTCAGCGAGTCCGGCTTGCAGGAAACCCTGAGGTTGGTGCGCCAAGCCGGTGGCGACGGTTTTATCCAGCGCTGCGATGTGCGTGATTACAGCCAGCTCACCGCGTTGGCGCAGGCGTGCGAAGTGAAGTTCGGCGGCATCGATGTGATCGTCAATAACGCCGGCGTGGCCTCCGGCGGATTCTTTGCCGAACTGTCGCTCGAGGATTGGGACTGGCAGATTGCAATCAACCTGATGGGCGTGGTCAAGGGCTGCAAGGCGTTCCTGCCGCTGCTGGAAAAGAGCAAGGGCCGCATCATCAATATCGCCTCAATGGCCGCGCTGATGCAGGGGCCGGCCATGAGTAACTACAACGTGGCCAAGGCCGGCGTGGTGGCACTGTCGGAAAGTTTGCTGGTGGAACTCAAACAACAGGAAATCGGCGTGCATGTGGTCTGCCCGTCGTTTTTCCAGACCAATCTGCTTGATTCATTTCGCGGGCCGACCCCGGCGATGAAAGCGCAGGTGGGCAAGTTGCTCGAGAGTTCGCCGATTTCGGCCATGGATATCGCCGACTACATATATCAGCGCGTAAGCGAAGGCGAGTTCATGATTCTGCCCCATGAGCAGGGACGGTTGGCATGGATGCTCAAACAGAAAAATCCGCAGTTGCTGTATGACGAGATGACGCTGATGGCCGACAAGATGCGCGCCAAGGCGCAGGCCATAAAGGGCTGA
- a CDS encoding osmoprotectant NAGGN system M42 family peptidase, which produces MTRTIPEPDLAYLQKVLLEMLAIPSPTGFTDTIVRYVAERLEELGIPFEMTRRGTIRATLKGQKNSPDRAVSAHLDTIGAAVRAIKDNGRLTLAPVGCWSSRFAEGSRVSLFTDNGVIRGSVLPLMASGHAFNTAVDEMPVSWDHVELRLDAYCATRADCDSLGISVGDYVAFDPLPEFTESGHISARHLDDKAGVAALLAALKAIIDSGEPLLIDCHPLFTITEETGSGAAAALPWDVSEFVGIDIAPVAPGQHSSEHAVSVAMQDSGGPYDYHLSRHLLRLAADNDLPVRRDLFRYYFSDAHSAVTAGHDIRTALLAFGCDATHGYERTHIDSLAALSRLLGAYILSPPVFASDAQPAQGSLDRFSHQIEHETQMESDTRVPSVDSLVGHKSDVGSS; this is translated from the coding sequence ATGACTCGAACCATTCCCGAACCCGATCTCGCCTACCTGCAAAAAGTCCTGCTGGAAATGCTCGCCATTCCCAGCCCCACCGGCTTTACCGACACCATCGTGCGCTACGTCGCCGAACGCCTGGAAGAGCTTGGTATCCCGTTTGAAATGACCCGGCGCGGTACAATTCGCGCGACCCTCAAGGGCCAGAAAAACAGCCCTGACCGCGCCGTCTCCGCGCACCTGGACACCATCGGCGCCGCCGTGCGCGCCATCAAGGACAACGGTCGCCTGACACTGGCGCCGGTCGGCTGCTGGTCAAGCCGCTTTGCCGAAGGCAGCCGTGTCAGCCTGTTCACCGACAACGGCGTGATCCGCGGCAGCGTGCTGCCACTGATGGCCTCCGGGCACGCGTTCAACACCGCCGTGGATGAAATGCCGGTGAGCTGGGACCACGTGGAACTGCGCCTGGACGCCTACTGCGCGACCCGTGCCGATTGCGATTCCCTGGGGATCAGCGTCGGTGACTACGTGGCATTCGACCCACTGCCGGAGTTCACCGAAAGCGGCCACATCAGCGCACGTCACCTGGACGACAAGGCCGGCGTCGCGGCCCTGCTCGCTGCGCTCAAGGCCATCATCGACAGCGGCGAACCGTTGCTCATCGACTGCCACCCGCTGTTCACCATCACCGAGGAAACCGGCAGCGGTGCCGCCGCCGCCCTGCCCTGGGATGTGAGTGAATTCGTCGGCATCGACATCGCCCCGGTCGCTCCGGGCCAGCACTCCAGCGAGCACGCGGTGAGCGTGGCGATGCAGGATTCCGGAGGACCGTACGACTATCACCTGTCACGGCACCTGCTGCGCCTGGCGGCGGACAACGACCTGCCGGTGCGCCGCGATCTGTTCCGCTACTACTTCAGCGATGCGCACTCGGCGGTCACTGCCGGGCATGACATTCGTACCGCCCTGCTGGCGTTCGGCTGCGATGCCACCCACGGTTACGAGCGCACCCATATCGACAGCCTGGCGGCGCTGAGTCGGCTGCTTGGCGCCTATATACTCAGCCCACCGGTATTTGCCAGCGACGCGCAACCGGCACAAGGCTCTCTCGACCGCTTCAGCCATCAGATCGAACATGAGACGCAAATGGAGAGCGATACCCGGGTGCCGTCGGTGGACAGCCTGGTCGGGCACAAATCCGATGTTGGCAGCAGCTGA
- a CDS encoding YheU family protein, with protein MLIPYDALEVDTLTRLIEDFVTRDGTDNGDDTPLETRVLRVRQALTKGQALIVFDPESEQCQLMLKHDVPKHLFD; from the coding sequence ATGCTGATTCCCTACGACGCGCTTGAAGTCGACACCCTGACCCGCCTCATCGAAGATTTCGTCACCCGCGATGGCACCGACAATGGTGACGACACACCGCTGGAGACCCGCGTATTGCGCGTGCGCCAGGCACTGACCAAGGGTCAGGCGCTGATCGTGTTCGACCCGGAAAGCGAGCAATGCCAACTGATGCTCAAGCACGACGTGCCCAAGCATCTGTTTGACTGA
- a CDS encoding thiolase family protein, with amino-acid sequence MREVVIVDSVRTGLAKSFRGKFNQTRPDDMAAHCVNALLARNGIDPAQVEDCIVGAGSNEGAQGYNIGRNVAVLSQLGTGTAGMTLNRFCSSGLQAIAIAANQIASGCSDIIVAGGVESISLTMKSVNTDHLINPLLKEQVPGLYFPMGQTAEIVARRYNVSREDQDLYALQSQQRTAQAQADGLFDDEIVPMTVKYTVEDKHTGQVQVLDGVVDRDDCNRPDTTLASLSGLKPVFAEDGSVTAGNSSQLSDGASMTLVMSLEKALALGLKPKAFFRGFTVAGCEPDEMGIGPVFSVPKLLKAKGLQVADIDLWELNEAFASQCLYARNRLHIDNAKYNVNGGSISIGHPFGMTGSRQVGHLVRELQRRELRYGIVTMCVGGGMGATGLFEAVRY; translated from the coding sequence ATGCGTGAAGTAGTGATCGTCGACAGCGTGCGAACCGGCCTGGCCAAATCCTTTCGCGGCAAGTTCAACCAGACCCGGCCCGATGACATGGCGGCCCATTGCGTCAATGCGCTGCTGGCCCGCAATGGCATCGACCCGGCCCAGGTCGAAGATTGCATCGTCGGCGCCGGCTCCAACGAAGGGGCTCAGGGCTACAACATCGGACGTAATGTGGCGGTGCTGTCGCAACTGGGCACCGGTACGGCAGGTATGACCCTCAATCGTTTCTGTTCGTCGGGCTTGCAGGCGATTGCCATCGCGGCCAACCAGATTGCCTCGGGTTGCAGCGACATCATTGTCGCCGGCGGCGTGGAATCCATCAGCCTGACCATGAAGAGCGTCAACACCGATCACTTGATCAACCCGCTGCTCAAAGAGCAGGTGCCGGGCCTCTACTTTCCCATGGGCCAGACCGCCGAAATCGTCGCGCGTCGCTACAACGTCAGCCGCGAAGACCAGGACCTGTACGCGCTGCAAAGCCAGCAGCGCACGGCCCAGGCCCAGGCGGATGGGCTGTTTGACGATGAAATCGTGCCGATGACGGTCAAGTACACCGTCGAAGACAAGCACACCGGTCAAGTGCAAGTGCTCGATGGGGTGGTGGACCGCGACGACTGCAATCGCCCCGACACCACCCTGGCCAGCCTCAGTGGCTTGAAGCCGGTGTTTGCCGAAGACGGTTCGGTGACGGCGGGTAATTCGTCGCAGTTGTCTGACGGTGCGTCGATGACCTTGGTGATGAGCCTGGAAAAAGCCTTGGCATTGGGGCTCAAGCCCAAGGCGTTCTTTCGCGGTTTCACCGTGGCCGGTTGCGAGCCGGACGAAATGGGCATCGGCCCGGTGTTCTCAGTGCCCAAGTTACTCAAGGCCAAAGGCCTGCAGGTGGCGGATATCGACCTGTGGGAGCTCAATGAGGCGTTCGCCTCGCAGTGCCTGTATGCACGTAACCGCCTGCACATCGATAATGCCAAGTACAACGTCAACGGCGGCTCGATCTCCATCGGCCATCCTTTCGGCATGACGGGCTCGCGGCAGGTGGGGCACCTGGTACGTGAGCTGCAGCGGCGGGAATTACGCTACGGCATCGTCACCATGTGTGTGGGGGGCGGGATGGGGGCGACCGGACTGTTTGAAGCCGTGCGCTATTGA
- the ngg gene encoding N-acetylglutaminylglutamine synthetase, with product MKPNAAAYSQRLLKGQAPTYERLQARLAEDGSAQGPEPIAVHCGWGRLLIGHTFPDPASLAQELLNEQPGERDIALYVAAPQQILGIDPQQLFLDPSDTLRLWFSDYRPATRVFRGFRIRRVQSEADWHAVNLLYQGRGMLPVDAERLTPRHQGGPVYWLAEDEDSGAVIGSVMGLNHQKAFRDPENGCSLWCLAVDPHCTRPGVGEVLVRHLVEHFMSRGLSYLDLSVLHDNRQAKSLYAKLGFRALTTFAIKHKNGINQPLFLGPGPQAGFNPYARIIVEEAHRRGIDVHVDDAAAGLFTLSHGGRRMRCRESLSDLTSAISMTLCQDKSLTHKVLKAAGLKLPAQQLAGSADDNLEFLDEHQRIVVKPLDGEQGQGVAVDLQTFEEMQQAIEAARQFDSRVLLESFHEGLDLRILVIGFEVVAAAIRRPAEVIGDGQHSIRALIEAQSRRRQAATDGESKIPLDAETERTLKAAGYSYDSVLPRGVQLAVRRTANLHTGGCLEDVTAILHPTLLDAAVRAARALDIPMVGLDLMVPAADQPEYVFIEANERAGLANHEPQPTAEKFVDLLFPHSQPAP from the coding sequence ATGAAACCTAACGCCGCGGCGTACAGCCAACGCTTGCTCAAGGGCCAGGCGCCGACCTACGAGCGCCTCCAGGCCCGGCTGGCCGAAGACGGCAGTGCGCAAGGCCCCGAACCGATTGCCGTGCATTGCGGTTGGGGGCGTCTGTTGATCGGGCACACCTTCCCCGACCCGGCCAGCCTCGCCCAGGAACTGCTCAACGAACAACCCGGCGAGCGCGACATCGCGCTGTATGTGGCCGCGCCGCAGCAGATCCTCGGCATCGATCCGCAGCAGTTGTTCCTCGACCCTTCAGACACCCTGCGCCTGTGGTTCAGTGATTACCGCCCGGCCACCCGTGTGTTTCGCGGCTTTCGTATCCGACGGGTGCAGAGCGAGGCCGACTGGCACGCGGTGAACCTGTTGTATCAGGGCCGTGGCATGCTGCCGGTCGACGCCGAACGCCTGACGCCGCGCCATCAGGGCGGCCCGGTGTACTGGCTGGCCGAAGATGAGGACAGCGGCGCGGTCATCGGCAGCGTCATGGGCCTGAACCATCAGAAAGCATTCCGCGACCCGGAAAACGGTTGCAGCTTGTGGTGCCTGGCGGTGGACCCGCACTGCACCCGCCCCGGCGTGGGCGAAGTGCTGGTGCGCCACTTGGTGGAACATTTCATGAGCCGTGGCTTGAGCTACCTGGACCTGTCGGTGCTGCACGATAACCGCCAGGCCAAGAGCCTGTATGCCAAGCTGGGCTTCCGTGCATTGACCACGTTCGCCATCAAGCACAAGAACGGCATCAACCAGCCACTGTTTCTTGGCCCCGGACCGCAGGCCGGGTTCAATCCCTATGCACGGATCATCGTCGAAGAAGCCCATCGACGTGGCATCGATGTGCACGTAGACGATGCCGCCGCCGGCCTGTTCACCCTCAGCCACGGCGGGCGCCGCATGCGCTGCCGCGAGTCGCTGAGCGACCTGACCAGCGCCATCAGCATGACCCTGTGCCAGGACAAGAGCCTGACCCACAAGGTGCTCAAGGCCGCCGGCTTGAAGTTGCCTGCGCAGCAATTGGCGGGCAGTGCCGACGACAACCTCGAGTTTCTCGATGAGCACCAACGCATCGTGGTCAAGCCGCTCGATGGCGAGCAGGGCCAGGGCGTGGCGGTGGATCTGCAAACGTTCGAGGAGATGCAGCAAGCCATCGAAGCGGCGCGCCAGTTCGACAGCCGGGTACTGCTCGAAAGCTTCCACGAGGGCCTTGACCTGCGCATTCTGGTGATTGGCTTCGAGGTGGTCGCCGCTGCGATTCGCCGCCCGGCCGAAGTGATCGGTGACGGTCAGCATTCGATTCGTGCATTGATCGAAGCACAGAGCCGGCGGCGTCAGGCCGCCACCGATGGCGAGAGCAAGATTCCCCTGGACGCGGAAACCGAGCGCACCCTCAAGGCCGCCGGCTACAGCTACGACAGCGTGCTGCCCCGTGGCGTGCAACTGGCCGTGCGCCGCACCGCCAACCTGCACACCGGTGGGTGCCTGGAAGATGTCACCGCTATTTTGCATCCGACCCTGTTGGATGCCGCCGTGCGCGCAGCCCGCGCCCTGGATATCCCCATGGTCGGCCTGGACCTGATGGTGCCCGCTGCCGACCAGCCCGAGTACGTCTTCATTGAAGCCAATGAGCGCGCCGGGCTGGCCAATCATGAACCGCAACCTACCGCTGAGAAGTTTGTGGATTTATTGTTCCCACACAGTCAGCCGGCCCCCTGA
- the mnmC gene encoding bifunctional tRNA (5-methylaminomethyl-2-thiouridine)(34)-methyltransferase MnmD/FAD-dependent 5-carboxymethylaminomethyl-2-thiouridine(34) oxidoreductase MnmC — MTPITHAQLDWDDQGRPHSRVFDDVYFSDQSGLEETRYVFLEQNRLQARFAALPADGRLVIGETGFGTGLNFLCAWQLFDQQAVAGARLHFVSVEKYPLSHADLQRALALWPELQPYAEQLLAQYIAIHQGFQRLVLDAGRVTLTLLIGDALEQLPQLDAQIDAWFLDGFAPAKNPDMWTAELFAELARLAAPGSTISTFTSTGWVRRLINAAGFKMKRTPGIGHKWEILRGEFLGWPEARPAPARAKPWFARPAPVTGDRHALVIGGGLAGCATAASLAARGWRVSLLERHAGLAAEASGNPQGVLYLKLSAHGTALSQLILSGFGHTRRLLEQLHRGVDWDDCGVLQLAFDAREGERQAQLAAAFPPALLHLVDRDQARQCAGIDVAQGGLFFPEGGWVHPPSLCQWQATHPLINVLTHREVLELDRVDDQWCARDGDRLLASASVVVLAGAAEIKRFAPSADLPLKRIRGQITCLAQTPASRALATVVCAEGYVAPARLGEHTLGASFDFNNQDLTPTSAEHAGNLEMLREISEDLLQRLDADAMAPEHLQGRAAFRCTSPDYLPIVGPLADLEAFAQVYAALGKDARQVPDLPCPWLPGLYINSGHGSRGLVTAPLCGELLAAWLCDEPLPLPSAVAEACHPNRFALRALVRGQSQASKVQAG; from the coding sequence ATGACCCCGATCACCCACGCCCAGCTCGACTGGGACGACCAAGGCCGCCCGCACTCGCGGGTGTTCGATGACGTGTACTTCTCCGACCAGTCGGGCCTGGAAGAAACCCGTTATGTATTCCTTGAACAGAACCGCCTGCAGGCGCGTTTTGCGGCCTTGCCGGCCGACGGGCGCCTGGTGATCGGCGAAACCGGATTCGGTACGGGCTTGAATTTCCTGTGTGCCTGGCAGTTATTCGACCAACAGGCGGTGGCCGGGGCACGCCTGCATTTTGTCAGCGTGGAAAAATACCCGCTCAGCCATGCCGACCTGCAACGCGCCCTCGCCCTCTGGCCCGAGCTGCAACCTTACGCCGAACAATTGCTGGCCCAGTACATCGCCATCCATCAGGGCTTTCAGCGCCTGGTGCTGGACGCCGGTCGCGTCACCCTGACCCTGTTGATCGGCGACGCCCTGGAGCAGTTGCCGCAACTGGACGCGCAAATAGATGCGTGGTTTCTCGACGGCTTTGCCCCGGCGAAAAACCCGGACATGTGGACCGCCGAGCTGTTCGCCGAACTGGCGCGCCTGGCCGCACCGGGCTCGACCATCAGCACCTTCACCAGCACCGGCTGGGTACGCCGGCTGATCAATGCCGCCGGGTTCAAGATGAAACGCACGCCCGGCATTGGCCACAAGTGGGAGATCCTGCGCGGGGAGTTCCTGGGGTGGCCCGAGGCCCGTCCGGCGCCCGCCCGCGCCAAGCCCTGGTTCGCACGGCCGGCGCCGGTCACCGGTGACCGCCACGCCCTGGTCATCGGCGGCGGCCTGGCCGGTTGTGCCACCGCAGCCAGCCTGGCGGCGCGGGGTTGGCGGGTGAGCTTGCTGGAACGGCATGCCGGCCTGGCCGCAGAGGCCTCGGGCAATCCCCAGGGCGTGCTGTACCTGAAGCTCTCAGCGCACGGAACGGCACTGTCCCAACTGATACTCAGCGGCTTCGGGCATACCCGACGCCTGCTCGAACAGCTGCACCGTGGCGTCGACTGGGACGACTGCGGCGTGTTGCAACTGGCGTTCGACGCCAGGGAAGGCGAGCGCCAGGCCCAACTGGCGGCAGCCTTTCCCCCAGCACTGTTGCACTTGGTCGATCGCGATCAGGCCCGGCAATGCGCCGGGATCGACGTGGCCCAGGGCGGTCTGTTTTTCCCCGAAGGCGGCTGGGTACATCCACCGTCGCTCTGCCAGTGGCAGGCAACGCACCCCTTGATTAACGTGCTCACCCACCGCGAGGTGCTTGAGCTCGACCGAGTGGATGACCAATGGTGCGCGCGCGACGGTGATCGGCTACTGGCCAGTGCCAGCGTGGTCGTGCTCGCCGGCGCTGCCGAGATCAAGCGCTTCGCACCCAGCGCCGACTTGCCGCTCAAGCGCATCCGCGGGCAAATCACCTGCCTGGCGCAGACGCCGGCAAGCCGGGCGCTGGCCACCGTGGTCTGCGCTGAAGGTTATGTCGCACCGGCCCGCCTGGGCGAGCATACCCTGGGCGCCAGTTTTGATTTCAATAACCAGGACCTAACCCCCACCAGCGCCGAACATGCCGGCAACCTGGAAATGCTGCGTGAAATCTCCGAGGACCTGTTGCAACGCCTGGACGCTGACGCGATGGCACCGGAACACTTGCAGGGCCGCGCGGCCTTTCGTTGCACCAGCCCCGACTACCTGCCGATCGTCGGCCCGTTGGCTGATCTTGAGGCTTTTGCACAGGTGTACGCCGCACTGGGCAAAGACGCCCGGCAAGTGCCAGACCTACCCTGCCCGTGGCTGCCGGGCCTGTACATCAACAGCGGGCACGGCTCACGCGGCCTGGTCACCGCGCCACTGTGCGGCGAACTGCTGGCAGCCTGGCTCTGTGACGAACCACTGCCCTTGCCGAGCGCGGTGGCCGAGGCCTGTCATCCCAATCGATTTGCCCTGCGCGCCCTGGTTCGCGGCCAATCACAGGCCTCTAAAGTGCAGGCCGGATGA
- the csrA gene encoding carbon storage regulator CsrA, whose protein sequence is MLVLSRTSGKSISIGDDIALHILEVSANHVKFGIEAPAGVSVHRAEVYRKILERQASAACPVPVPNP, encoded by the coding sequence ATGCTGGTCTTGAGCCGTACGTCAGGCAAAAGCATTTCCATCGGTGATGATATCGCTTTGCACATTCTTGAAGTCAGCGCCAACCACGTTAAGTTCGGTATCGAAGCGCCGGCAGGGGTCAGCGTGCATCGCGCCGAGGTCTACCGCAAAATCCTCGAACGCCAGGCCAGCGCCGCTTGCCCGGTGCCGGTTCCCAACCCGTAG
- the pap gene encoding polyphosphate:AMP phosphotransferase, translating to MFESAEIGHAIDKDTYDAEVPALREALLEVQYELQQQKRFPVIILINGIEGAGKGETVKLLNEWMDPRLIEVRTFDQQTDEELARPPAWRYWRQLPAKGRMGIFFGNWYSQMLQGRVHGQIKDARLDQAIAGAERLEKMLCDEGALIFKFWFHLSKKQMKARLKALADDPLHRWRISPLDWQQSKTYDKFVHFGERVLRRTSRDYAPWHVIEGVDPHYRGLTVGKILLEGLQSALKQARVKASGMNPAPLPSSVDQMSLLNSLDMSLRLDKDDYEEQLITEQARFSGLMRDKRMRRHALVTVFEGNDAAGKGGAIRRVAAALDPRQYHIVPIAAPSEDERAQPYLWRFWQKIPARGMFTVFDRSWYGRVLVERIEDFCTPADWMRAYGEINDFEEQLRDAGVIVVKFWLAIDKDTQLERFKAREEIPFKRFKITEDDWRNRDKWDDYRAAVGDMVDRTSTEVAPWTLVEANDKRWARVKVLRTINRALEDAFEKTDKHDKKKKK from the coding sequence ATGTTCGAATCCGCCGAAATCGGTCACGCCATCGACAAAGACACCTATGACGCCGAAGTGCCGGCCCTGCGTGAGGCCTTGCTGGAAGTGCAGTACGAGCTGCAACAGCAGAAGCGCTTTCCGGTGATCATTCTGATCAACGGCATCGAAGGCGCGGGCAAGGGCGAAACCGTCAAGCTGCTCAACGAATGGATGGACCCGCGCCTGATCGAAGTGCGCACCTTCGACCAACAGACCGACGAAGAACTGGCCCGCCCGCCGGCCTGGCGCTACTGGCGGCAGTTGCCCGCCAAAGGCCGCATGGGCATTTTCTTCGGCAACTGGTACAGCCAGATGCTGCAGGGCCGGGTGCATGGGCAGATCAAGGACGCGCGGCTGGACCAGGCCATCGCCGGTGCCGAGCGCCTGGAAAAGATGCTGTGCGACGAAGGCGCGCTGATCTTCAAATTCTGGTTTCACCTGTCCAAGAAGCAGATGAAGGCCCGGCTCAAGGCCCTGGCCGATGACCCGCTGCACCGCTGGCGCATCAGCCCGCTGGACTGGCAGCAGTCCAAGACCTACGACAAGTTCGTGCATTTCGGTGAACGCGTGCTGCGCCGCACCAGCCGCGACTACGCACCGTGGCATGTGATCGAGGGGGTCGACCCGCATTACCGTGGGCTGACCGTGGGCAAGATCCTGCTCGAAGGCCTGCAAAGCGCGTTGAAGCAGGCCAGGGTCAAGGCCAGTGGCATGAACCCGGCACCGCTGCCGTCGTCGGTGGACCAGATGAGCCTGCTCAACAGCCTCGACATGAGCCTGCGCCTGGACAAGGACGATTACGAAGAACAGCTGATTACCGAACAGGCGCGCTTTTCCGGCCTGATGCGTGACAAACGCATGCGCAGGCACGCGCTGGTCACCGTCTTTGAAGGCAACGACGCGGCGGGCAAGGGCGGAGCGATCCGCCGTGTGGCGGCCGCGCTGGACCCGCGCCAGTACCACATCGTGCCGATTGCCGCGCCCAGTGAAGACGAACGCGCCCAGCCGTACCTGTGGCGGTTCTGGCAGAAGATCCCGGCGCGGGGCATGTTCACCGTGTTCGATCGCTCCTGGTACGGCCGCGTGCTGGTGGAGCGCATCGAAGACTTCTGCACCCCGGCGGACTGGATGCGCGCCTATGGCGAGATCAATGATTTCGAAGAGCAACTGCGCGATGCCGGTGTGATCGTGGTCAAGTTCTGGCTGGCCATCGACAAGGACACCCAGCTGGAACGCTTCAAGGCCCGCGAGGAGATTCCGTTCAAGCGCTTCAAGATTACCGAGGATGACTGGCGCAACCGCGACAAGTGGGACGACTACCGCGCGGCGGTAGGCGACATGGTTGATCGCACCAGCACCGAGGTGGCGCCTTGGACGCTGGTGGAAGCCAACGACAAGCGCTGGGCGCGGGTCAAGGTATTGCGCACCATCAACCGGGCGCTGGAAGACGCCTTCGAGAAGACCGACAAGCACGACAAGAAGAAAAAGAAATAG
- a CDS encoding N-acetylglutaminylglutamine amidotransferase, with translation MCGLAGELRFDHQPADLAAVERITHHLAPRGPDAWGFHAQGPIALGHRRLKIMDLSDGSAQPMVDAQLGLSLAFNGAIYNFPELRQELEALGYAFYSGGDTEVLLKGYHAWGEALLPKLNGMFAFAIWERDAQRLFIARDRLGVKPLYLSRTGQRLRFASALPALLKGGDINPILDPVALNHYLNFHAVVPAPRTLLAGIEKLPPASWMRIDANGKTEQHTWWTLPYGPHEDEKHLTLEDWTDRVLDSTREAVAIRQRAAVDVGVLLSGGVDSSMLVGLLREVGVQDLSTFSIGFEDAGGEAGNEFQYSDLIAKHYGTRHHQLRIAESEIIEQLPAAFRAMSEPMVSHDCIAFYLLSREVAKHCKVVQSGQGADELFAGYHWYPQVDGASDPYAAYRDAFFDRSYDDYAATVAPKWLTANDAAGDFVREHFAMPGADAAVDKALRLDSTVMLVDDPVKRVDNMTMAWGLEARTPFLDYRLVELSARVPGKFKLPDGGKQVLKEAARRVIPSEVIDRKKGYFPVPGLKHLQGDTLNWVRELLLDPSQDRGLFNPAMLDRLLTDPQGQLTPLRGSKLWQLAALNLWLSEQGI, from the coding sequence ATGTGTGGACTAGCTGGCGAGTTACGCTTTGATCATCAACCTGCCGACCTGGCAGCCGTGGAACGCATCACGCATCACCTCGCCCCCCGTGGCCCCGACGCCTGGGGCTTTCACGCCCAGGGGCCGATTGCCCTCGGTCATCGCCGCCTGAAAATCATGGACCTGTCGGACGGCTCCGCCCAACCGATGGTCGACGCCCAACTGGGGCTGTCCCTGGCCTTCAATGGCGCGATCTACAACTTCCCGGAACTGCGCCAAGAGCTGGAAGCCCTCGGCTACGCCTTCTATTCCGGCGGTGACACCGAAGTGCTGCTCAAGGGCTATCACGCCTGGGGCGAAGCGCTTCTGCCCAAGCTCAACGGCATGTTCGCGTTCGCCATCTGGGAGCGCGATGCCCAGCGTCTGTTCATCGCCCGTGACCGTCTCGGTGTGAAGCCTTTGTACCTGTCGCGCACCGGCCAGCGCCTGCGCTTTGCCTCGGCCTTGCCGGCGCTGCTCAAGGGCGGCGATATCAACCCGATCCTCGACCCGGTGGCACTCAATCACTACCTCAACTTCCATGCCGTGGTGCCTGCACCGCGCACCCTGCTGGCAGGCATTGAAAAACTGCCGCCGGCGAGCTGGATGCGCATCGATGCCAACGGCAAGACCGAACAGCACACCTGGTGGACCCTGCCCTACGGCCCCCATGAGGATGAAAAACACCTGACCCTGGAAGACTGGACCGATCGCGTGCTCGACAGCACCCGCGAAGCCGTCGCGATCCGCCAGCGCGCGGCCGTGGATGTCGGCGTGCTGCTCTCCGGCGGCGTCGACTCGAGCATGCTCGTCGGCCTGCTGCGTGAAGTCGGCGTGCAAGACCTGTCGACCTTCTCCATCGGTTTTGAAGACGCGGGCGGCGAGGCTGGCAACGAGTTCCAGTACTCCGACCTGATCGCCAAGCACTATGGCACCCGTCACCACCAGTTGCGCATCGCCGAAAGCGAGATCATCGAGCAACTGCCGGCCGCGTTCCGCGCCATGAGCGAGCCGATGGTCAGTCATGACTGCATCGCCTTCTACCTGCTGTCGCGGGAAGTGGCCAAGCATTGCAAGGTGGTGCAGAGCGGTCAGGGCGCCGATGAGCTGTTCGCCGGTTACCACTGGTACCCGCAGGTGGACGGCGCCAGCGACCCGTATGCGGCTTATCGCGATGCCTTTTTCGACCGTAGCTACGACGACTACGCCGCCACCGTCGCGCCGAAATGGCTGACCGCCAACGACGCCGCCGGGGACTTCGTGCGCGAACACTTCGCGATGCCGGGGGCTGATGCCGCCGTCGACAAGGCCCTGCGCCTGGACAGCACGGTGATGCTGGTGGACGACCCGGTCAAGCGCGTCGACAACATGACCATGGCCTGGGGCCTGGAAGCGCGCACGCCGTTCCTCGATTACCGCCTGGTGGAACTGTCGGCCCGTGTGCCGGGCAAGTTCAAGTTGCCCGACGGCGGCAAGCAAGTGCTCAAGGAGGCCGCGCGTCGGGTGATCCCCAGCGAAGTGATCGACCGCAAGAAAGGCTACTTCCCGGTGCCAGGCCTCAAGCATTTGCAAGGCGACACCCTGAACTGGGTGCGCGAGCTGCTGCTGGACCCTAGCCAGGACCGTGGCCTGTTCAACCCCGCCATGCTCGACCGCCTGCTGACGGACCCACAAGGCCAACTGACCCCGTTGCGCGGCTCCAAGCTGTGGCAACTGGCGGCGCTGAACCTGTGGCTCAGCGAACAAGGAATCTGA